In Chloroflexota bacterium, the following are encoded in one genomic region:
- a CDS encoding MaoC family dehydratase N-terminal domain-containing protein translates to MTIDQRKFASSLDEVKTYIGKKREESMEIDGTVIRAYCECIGDPNPMWKQTAPPGLVTTAMISSGAMLIGVPLPYKRSVAGGADWEFFRPIKKGDKISTSHEFTELQDKSGDKGPRALMVYKSTHKNQKGEVVAISTNTIMSY, encoded by the coding sequence ATGACAATCGACCAAAGAAAATTCGCCAGCAGTTTGGATGAGGTGAAAACCTACATCGGCAAGAAGAGAGAAGAGTCGATGGAGATCGACGGCACGGTTATCCGGGCATACTGCGAGTGCATCGGAGACCCGAATCCCATGTGGAAGCAGACTGCTCCCCCCGGCCTGGTCACCACGGCGATGATCAGCAGTGGCGCCATGTTGATCGGCGTGCCATTGCCCTACAAGCGAAGCGTGGCTGGCGGAGCAGACTGGGAGTTCTTTAGACCCATTAAGAAAGGTGACAAGATCTCCACCAGTCACGAGTTTACGGAGTTGCAGGACAAGTCCGGCGACAAAGGCCCCAGAGCCCTGATGGTATACAAATCAACCCACAAGAACCAGAAGGGCGAAGTGGTCGCCATAAGTACCAATACCATAATGAGCTACTAA
- a CDS encoding MaoC/PaaZ C-terminal domain-containing protein: protein MAQIYYEDVKEGSDIPTLEKTPTTRTLVMWAGASGDFFELHYEKEFAKTMGFPNVLVHGRLEAAYLTQLLTDWIGEKGELKKMTVQYRGNAFPGDKLLCKGKVTKKYVKDGQNLVELEISVENPAGQKITPGTAVVALPAKK, encoded by the coding sequence ATGGCACAGATTTACTACGAAGACGTCAAAGAAGGCAGTGATATTCCTACCCTGGAGAAGACACCTACAACACGAACCCTGGTTATGTGGGCCGGAGCTTCCGGAGACTTTTTTGAACTCCACTACGAGAAAGAGTTCGCCAAAACTATGGGATTCCCCAATGTTCTGGTTCACGGCAGACTCGAAGCTGCCTACTTGACACAACTCTTGACCGATTGGATCGGCGAGAAGGGCGAACTCAAGAAGATGACCGTTCAGTACCGAGGCAACGCCTTCCCCGGTGATAAACTGCTCTGCAAGGGTAAGGTCACCAAAAAGTATGTCAAGGATGGCCAGAACCTTGTGGAACTAGAGATCTCGGTAGAGAATCCTGCCGGACAAAAGATTACCCCAGGCACAGCCGTGGTTGCCCTCCCCGCCAAGAAATAG